In the Elizabethkingia bruuniana genome, ATTCTCCCGCTGGTGCGCGCGTCTCGCTCGTATCAATATAAATATACTATGTTTGATAAGTATTTTTTTAGTCACGAGCCGGAGGCTCGCACTAGCGGGGGTCTTTGTTTATTAATTTATCTCTTAATAGCTGTGTAATCAAAAAAGTAATTATTGCAATTACATATAATGTTCTTTGTTCGGGATATTTTATTGCCCAATAAACAAAAGGGGAACTTATTACAATCCATTCAATAAGTAATTTTATTTTTAAGTTTTTTGGATTAGGAATAATCAATGCAGAATCTAATATTATTAACATTATTATAAAACCTACCCAAAACATTATGCCGTAAAGGCAAACTAACACAAATGCCCCAAATAAAGCTTGAATAAAAGTTGCAGGATAATTTATCCAAGAATTTAAAAAAGTATATAAAAATAATACTACAAATACTCCTAATATATTTATCCAATTAGTTTGTAATGTTTTCATTTCTAATTATTTTTATCTTATTATTTCAAAAGTTATAGTTCCAGGCTCGAGAATAATAATATCTGCTGGTGCGCGCGTTTCGCTCGTATCAATGTAAATATACTATATTTAAAAAACAAGCTGCATGAAAAGGCGGCTTGATAAGTATTTTGTTAGTCACGAGCTAGAGGCTCGCGCTAGCGGGGAAATTTACAAAATAATCATATTATTAAATCAAAGCAAAGGAATAAAATAAAAATATTAGCAAAGGAATACACAGTATAAGATTCCAATAATTTCTTTTATAATTTGTTAAGAATTTAATTGAAAAATATAAAAATATAATTGTGCCTATTATATTTAGTGGAAATGAAATAAAAATATAAATATTCTTAGCTAATCCACTGTAGGTGCTTATTACTTCTAATTTATCTATTAATAGATAAATTAGAAAGTTTATCATAAATATTGCTAAGGAAATATATGCAATATTATTTATTTTTATCTCTTTTTCCATTGTAGTCAATTATAATTATATCTCCCCGCTGGTGCGAGCGTTTCGCTCGTATCAATGTAAATATATTAAAAAACAAAGCTGCCTGAAAAGGCAGCTTGATAACTATTTTTGTATTTGTCACGAGCCAGAGGCTCGCGCTAGCGGGAGGATTTAATATTATAAAACATCAATCCAATCTTTATTCATGTAGTTCTCAACCTCTTTATAGTCTTCAGATATTTTTTTTACAATTTCAAAGTTTTGCTCCCATTTATTAGAGCTTATTAGTCTTTGAAAAATATATAAAATATCATTATTAGAAAACAGTATGAAATATGAAGTTAATTCATCTTCTTTAATGCTTATTATATTAGTGTTTTCTTCTGGAATTTCAATTTTTTTCCAATTATATTGATTTAAAATATCTGCATTATCAGTTACGTTAAAACTAGCTGAATCAAAATAAAGATATTTATTTTCAATAAACTCAACTAGTAATTTCAAATTATATATTTCATTTTTATCATCATAGAAATATATGTTCTTTACTTTAAAATCCTTTATTTGAGATATGATCATTTTATTGATTATTGTAGTGTCCGATAGTTGTTGCGTTTTTTCTTGCATCATTCCAATGTTTTTTTGCTTCTGGGCTATTTTTATTAAGAAGCACATTCATAAATTCCCCCGCTGGTGCGAGCATCTCGCTTGTATCATTTGTGATAACTTCAATATCCAATGCATTATCCAATCTGTTGAACTAAAATGGTAACTTTAAGCTTGTGTTACTATTATCAATGTAAACATATTATAAAACAAGCTGCCAGAAAAGGCTGCTTTGTTATGTATTTTGTTAGTCACGAGCTATAGTTCAGGGTTAATAGATACTTTTGCAGATTGTTTTATTTTCATTATACACATCTGGAAAATATCTTTTTATAGTTTGGTAAATGTTGAATTTTTTTATTGTCTAAAAAATCTATTACCTTATAAACATAAGACGAGTCAAATAATTCAAAAGGATTATAAATAATGATAACTTTTTTTATAGAATTTATCTTATTTACAAATAGAAAGAATTCTAAACTATCTTTGGCGTTATCAACTACACAATCTTTTAATAAGTCATAAATATTTAAATTATTTGAAAGGTTGGTAAATTGACAACATGTAGAGTAAGGACAACTTCCCAAATAAAATATGTCTGTAAAATTGTGTAACTCTTGCTGACCAACACTTTCTTTTAAAAAATTATACCATGTGTCCATTTTATTTAATCTTGATTATTTACCTGCTGGTGTGAGCATCTCGCTCGTATCAATGTAAATATACTATATTAAAAAACAAGCTGCTAAAAGGCAGCTTATTAAGTATTTCATGCTAGTAATGAGCCTGAGGTCCGCACTGGCGACAGGAAATTTATAATATAACTAAACTAGGATTATCATAAAAATGAATTAGTTCACATTTTACTTTATCTCCTATACTGAAATCAATATCTATATCTAATTTATTAAAATCTATTTTTTCAAAATCATCAATATCTATTACTTTTAAATCTTTAGAATCAATATTTGGAATAGATATAATTTCAAAATTACATAAATCAATCATTTTTAATTCTATAGGCGTGAAAACCTTTAAATTGGAAAACTTATTGACTCTTGCATACGCAGTATACAAACAATTTGATTTACTAATATTATTCATTGCGAATTCAATAAATTTATCTAAGATTGTATTTAATTTATTAGGATCCCCTGCTCCTGAGAAAACTTCTCCATTACATTGAATGAAAAACCAATCATCAGGTCCATTATCTATATTTTCATCAATTGTGAATCCACTGAGAACAGTGTCAAATAAATCTATATTTATGTTCCAACCCGGGTTATTAATAGTATGAATATTTATCCCATATTCACTTTCCCAGTCACCATTACACTGGAGTTTGAACCATTCTTGTATTATTCTTATATTTTTCATCTTATAAATCTTGCATTTTTAGGTAGCTCTTCGGGGGTTGGCTTTCTTGTTTCCTCTTTAGTTTGCACATGAGGTGTTGTAACGGACTTTTTAGTCTTTCTATCTACATGTGCTGCGCCTGGAGATCCATCTTTTTTTCCTCCATCAAATCTCTTAGTAGGATTAAAATAACCTTTATTTGTTTTTTCATATGTTTCATACTTATAAATATTTCCATTAACATCTCTATCAAACGATGAATGATCTCCGACAGCTTCTTTATTTGGTTTAAGTTTGTTTGAGCTCCTTACTGTTTTATGGATAATTGCTGCAGCTGCTAGTCCTTCAACTTCTTCTATATTAACATTTCCTCTGGCAACATGTCGTACTGTGGATTCCATTTCTCGATCTCCTTCAAACACTGCGGAAGTACCATCTTTCCCTTCCATGGCATCATTCCATGTAGATGCGACACCATTATATATGGAGCCCAGAGTATTACTTAGAAACGTTCCTGTTTTGTCTATAATATTCCCACTATATTTGTCTCTTTGAGCATATGGTAGTTTAATATTGTGTGCTCCTAATGTTAAAACGGGTTTTCCTCCATATTTATTTTCATTAAGATACCAAGGTAGTCCTTTTTCAAGTCCCTCAAGTTCTACAAAAGCGGTAACTTGGTTTTCGGAGAAGTTATATGGAGATTGATATTCATATTTCTCGCCAAGTTGATCGATATTAAAGAATCTACCTAGCTCTGGTATATAGTTTCTCCACTTAAAACTATACCATCCATTCTCCTGCAATTCTTGTCCTTGATATTTATACTGATAAGCACTATTAGCTAAAGAGTTTGAATTGTATCCCTGATGTTTTAATCCAAACGGGTAATAATTGTTTTCTTCAATGATCTCTGCTCCTCCAGAAGCACCTTTGGTGTAGCTTAACCTTACATTTCCAAGGTGATCTGTATAATTGTAAATATACTTATTTTTGGTAAGATCATAATAACCTTCTGAAGTCGGTATAAATTGTAATACACCATTTTCATACTGGAATCCATCTAAGTAATCCGTTGTTTTACCTCCAAATACCTTTCTGACTTTAGAACCATCTGCGCGGTATATATAATCTGTATTCCCTATGGAAGCTGTAATACTGCTTGGTAGGTTCAGATAATTGTAAGCAATATTCGAGATCCCTTTATCCAGATGATTCACCATATTGCCGTTAATGTCATAAGCAATTGTATTTCCACCTACCGGATAACCTGCTGCATTTCCAGAAGCATCATTCACTCTAATCAGTTTATTACTGTTTCCAGATTGATCGTAGGTATAATTCAGCTGATCTATTAATCCGGCACCCTGACCTGTTCTTTGCAATCCGGTGATATTTCCGTTCAAGTCATAACTCAACTTCTCCGCATAAGAACCACTGACAGCTCCGGCATTATCCCAATAACTGCCTTCTTTTAATCGGTTTACTCCATCATATTGATAGCTATAACGTCTTAATGTTCCGTCACTTTGTGTAGCCCAGTCAGTTTCGGCAATATTGCCATTGTATTTTTTAGAAGTTCCTGCTGGATTAATATACTTCAGTTCAAATCCGAAAAGCTTATTTAGCAAATTCTTTGGATCATTCATTTTGGTTAAAGCACCACGAATATTGTATTCGTTTTTTATCGACTGAATACCATTTCCAATATTTTGGGATTCTAATTGTCCAAGTTCATTGTAGATATTCTCTGTTAAAACTTCCACCGGGCCACCATTTACCTGATGGGTATGCTTTACCAGACGGTTCTGATGGTCGTAAGAAAAATCTTCTTTCATGACCATTTCCCCGGATGAAGCATCCCTTTTATGATAGGTTGTAGTACTGGTGGGTACTCCGGAGAAAGCTAATACCGAACTTGTTCTGGTATAACCGCCAAGATGATTCTGAGATTCTGTGGCTACAGGCCTTGCTTTATCATCATACCAGATATAAGATTTTGTCCATCCATTATCCTCAATATTCTTGACCATAGAAGCTACAGGTAATCCTTTGGTACTTCTTCCGTTCACAGGATTAGAACCCAGAACCGAAGCACCATTAAACACTGCCGGACTTCCCGGTGGATACTCATCATAATAATTAACGGTTAACAAAGTAAAGTTACCAACAGGGTAGGCGGAACTGCTATAATAAATGGTAGTCCCGTTTTGTACAAAACCGGAAGCACTTCTTTCTTCGTTATTAATACCAAAATTAACCATATTGCTTTGTTGAGCATCTCTTCCCGGCTCACTGTCCAGTAATCCTGTATAAGCCACTCTTCCGAATTTATCATACTTGGTGAAGAGCCATTTATTCTGCTGGCGGAGTTTTCCATCCTGAGTTAATACCAGTCTGTCCTGCTTATCATAAACCATATACTCCCAGTCTTTTCCCGGAAGCTTCTTTTCCACCAGTCTGTTTTGGCCGTCATAACGGTACTGATAAGCCAGTTCATTAAGGAGTGTAGCATCAACGCCTTTGTCAATAGCGAGAGGTGGAATAACAAAAGCAAGCTGATTGTACTCATTATACACATAGTAAGTATCCAGATTTTCTGAACCATTTTTTTTACGTACCAGAACCGTTTGTCCCTGTCCGTTTTTAAATTCTATTGTTGAATTTCCATCTTCATCGGTAATGACATTTTTGTACAAACTATTGGCTCCATAGGTACCACTTAAACCCAGAACAGAAACTGTTGCATTATTACTCCAGGAAGTACTGGTGGTATAACGATAGACCTCACCATCAGCATTGGCTTGATATTGATATTGAACTTTTTTACCATCCCAGTCAGAACCCGGAGCAGCCTGAGCGAGAACTCTGTCCAGAGGCGAGTTTTCAAGTGTTTTTTCTCCATAAGCCAATGGATCTGCAGATCCGTCAGCTTTCTTGTAATAACCAGAAGCAGCGGTCTGAACTCCGGACTGGATATTTCCGTTTAGAGAGTTCATTGGAACCGGAAGCCATGACTGTACCTGACGGCCGAAGCTGTCATACGGAATATCGGATACTAAATCCTGACCATTGGGTGTAGACTTAATAGAAAGCTCCTGTTTGGGTCTGCCGAGTCCGTCGAAATAGGAGATACTCTGCTGCTGAGGGGCAGCAGGATCTGAGGAAGAGCGTGGTGCCAGGTAAGTACGCGAGTAGATGTAATTCTCATTCACCGATATTGAAGCTGTCGGATTAGGAGCATAATTATTAGGCGTAGGGTTAGGATTAGACGAAGCTCCCAGAGAAGCCCTGAAGCTGTTGACGGCAGGTGAGGCGGCATTGAATCCTGGCAGGAGCCTGATGCTGTAAGGATCGGTAACAGACTTGTTTTGTTCTGTTACCGGATTGGTGAGAATAATCTGGGCATGGGATGAGAGTGTCCCTGCCATGAGAATTCCCATGGTATAAAAATGTTTGAACTTAAACATAACGATTTGGATTTTAAAGATTAATAATTACTTTTTGCGATTTTTTGTGTTTTTATTTTTCAGCGATTTAGTTGTAAGGATTTAAGTTATATGATTTGTCGGTTATCAGTTATCAGTTATCAACCATCAACCATCAACCATCAACCATCAACCATCAACCATCAACCTATTCAGATAACCTCTAACTTCTTTTGTTGAAGCAAATGTCCTGATTGGTGACGCCAAAACTTGACGTATTAAAAAAGAGTTTTAGCTTTTTTGTGTTTTTTTGAAAGGGTAGTAATATGAACTACCAAAGGTTCAATTGTAAGGCTATAAAGGCTAACTTCTAACCTCTAATTTCTAATTAAAGAGAGGGCAGGTGATGAAAGCACCAACCTGCTTTTTTCTCTCTTAATTTCAATATTTTGTACCTCGTACTTCTAATTTCCGATTTCGTACTTAATTCTTATATCGGTATTGGTATTCTTTCAACAGATTTCCATTCACATCTTTTACGGATTCTAATCTGTTAGCTGAATCATACTTATAGATTTCACGTATTCCTGAAGGCGGGGTAATACTTGTTACTCCAATCAGTGGATTATAAGTATAAGTGGTAATCTGATAACCTGTAAGTGCAGAATTATTCCTTAAGGCATCCAATGCCCCGATTAAAGCCTGTTCCGACTGGTCAGTTCCCTGTGTGTTATCTGCATCCGATGCAGCAATAATAGCTTGTACATAAGCAGAAACCTGGTTGTAGGCAGCACCTTCTATTTTCGCAATAGGTTGTGTTTGACCATAACCCCAGATAACGGTTACAGGTTTTCCTTTTACCGAGTACTGAACAATATTTCCTTTATTGTCATACAGATCATAAGTTAACTCAGTTTGAGCTTTAGCGGCATCCTCCGGATTTTGGAGATCAAAACCTAATACCGAAACAGGTAATGCTAATCCTGCTGTTTTAGCATTGGCATCAGCCTGACTGGTTGGGTACAAAATCTCTGATTTGGAAATTGTTTTTCCCGGATCATTATCATTTTGTTTCTGAGTAACGCTTGTCTGAAGTGGAATCCCAATCATATTTTTATCAATAAGATACTGGTTGCCTTTTTCGTGGGCATATTGGTAAGTGGTTTCGGAGGACGAGCCATCAGAAATTTTGGTTATTGTGTTTTGGATGTTTATCGGATTGTTAATATTAGTGTCAGAATAATTATTGGTAACAACTGTTTCTATAACCTTACCATCTAAAAATTCCTTCGTTATAGTTTTAATGTTTTCTATTTTGGCTGACTCTATAGCGTCTATTTGTAAGTCAGTATCATATGCTTGCTCAATTGGCAAAACATCAAAATTGGTATAAAAAGCAGCCATATATGGTATATTAGAATTAACAGTATAACCGGAAAGACTATTTTTAATTGGACTTAATTTTTCAACATAATCTACTGTTTTAATAACTTCATTTGCAGCATTTAGATAAGTTTCTTTTTTTAATCTTCCTGCCTTCCATCTGTTATAGCCTAGCTGTGGAAGGTCTCCCTCACTAAATTCCATTAAGACACTGCCTTTTTCACTTTTTTCTATAACATAAGGATATGTTGCAACATCTGAGCTTCCGTAGGTATTACTGTTTTGGCTTGAACTTTGAATAGTCAAATATTGTTCGATGAAACCAGGCGGAACATCATAGCTGCCTATAGGAACACCTTGAATATGTCTTCTTGTAAATGTTGAGAAATTAACAGGTTGATTTAGTGTTGTGATTGGATTGAAGTTATTACTTCCGTCATATTTTCCATATAAATAGGTATAAACATTGGATACATTATTTTGATCAATATCTTCTATTTTAGAAATTCGTAAGCCAGAGTAACGAATGGTATAGCCTTCCGGACCTTGGACATACACTGGGTATTCATAATCTAGATAAAAAGAAGCATTACAATTACAATCACCTCCCTTCCATATTGATAGAGATCCGGAATTTGCATTGTTTGGCCATATTACTACCTGAGATTTAGATCCGGAAAGGTTATTATTGCCAAAACTAATAGAGCCAAGACATCGTGTTTGTTCTATAGGTGCTACCTGTCCATCTGGTAAAGATTCGTTTTCACAGGAGTTATTAAAAATAGCCATTACTGTGTCTTTAATCCTAGCTTCTTTATTAATTGCATATATTTTATCATAAAAATCATTGTCTAGTACAAAATCTTTGTGCAAAGTTGCAGGAGTAAGACCTCCGTCAATTCTTGCGACCTCTATTCTTTCTTTACTATAGTATGCAATATTTCTTTCACTATCAAGCTTAGTATAGCGATATGGTTGTTCATAATAAAAATTTTTCTTTGCACCTGTTGGGTACTGTATAGATTTTAGACTTCCAATTTTGGTATATTTAATATTTGGTTCTCTGCTTCTTCTTGGAATTCCATCAATACTAGAAGAAGGGGGAGTGTTACTTCCGCCGGTATATTTTTCAGGTAATCCTGTCGACCCATCGTATAAATTGTTAATATATCCCCAATAATCATCTGTATTAGAATTTCTCCTTGGAAAGCTAAATTCCTCATCATAGGTAAACTTGTATTCATTGTTTTGTAGATTATCATGAATACTCACTAATTTCAATCTATAATCTTCATGTGTTTTGTTCGTGTTTTTAGTTTCAAAATAGTTTTGATTCAGGGCTATGTCTTTTATGATAACGCCGGATTTATTTTTCACCTGTATCTTTCTTAAGGCAAGCCCTTTACCTCCTTCCAAATCTTTTCTGTATACAGTGCCATCTGAAAGAGCCATACCAGGGTCGTCAGAATAGAAAAAATTGATCTCACCATTATCAAATACTATTTTATTAATTAGATTTTCTCTGGATACAGTATAGGATAATTTTTTTTCATATTTAAGAAGTGGAGGTAGATTGTAATAAGATCCGGGAGGATCTGTTGTAAGTTTATGATGGGCAATTTCTACAAAGTTTTGTTCCTTATATATGTTAAGCTTATTATAACTAAACTTTACTAGCTTGTTATTAATCTTAAGGCTATCGATATTGTATAATGTTGGATCCAGTGTTGTTTTATAATCATAAAAGCTTTCGACCAGATTCTTGGTAGACATCCAGTATTCAGCTCCCTGA is a window encoding:
- a CDS encoding immunity 53 family protein; this encodes MKNIRIIQEWFKLQCNGDWESEYGINIHTINNPGWNINIDLFDTVLSGFTIDENIDNGPDDWFFIQCNGEVFSGAGDPNKLNTILDKFIEFAMNNISKSNCLYTAYARVNKFSNLKVFTPIELKMIDLCNFEIISIPNIDSKDLKVIDIDDFEKIDFNKLDIDIDFSIGDKVKCELIHFYDNPSLVIL
- a CDS encoding DUF6443 domain-containing protein produces the protein MFKFKHFYTMGILMAGTLSSHAQIILTNPVTEQNKSVTDPYSIRLLPGFNAASPAVNSFRASLGASSNPNPTPNNYAPNPTASISVNENYIYSRTYLAPRSSSDPAAPQQQSISYFDGLGRPKQELSIKSTPNGQDLVSDIPYDSFGRQVQSWLPVPMNSLNGNIQSGVQTAASGYYKKADGSADPLAYGEKTLENSPLDRVLAQAAPGSDWDGKKVQYQYQANADGEVYRYTTSTSWSNNATVSVLGLSGTYGANSLYKNVITDEDGNSTIEFKNGQGQTVLVRKKNGSENLDTYYVYNEYNQLAFVIPPLAIDKGVDATLLNELAYQYRYDGQNRLVEKKLPGKDWEYMVYDKQDRLVLTQDGKLRQQNKWLFTKYDKFGRVAYTGLLDSEPGRDAQQSNMVNFGINNEERSASGFVQNGTTIYYSSSAYPVGNFTLLTVNYYDEYPPGSPAVFNGASVLGSNPVNGRSTKGLPVASMVKNIEDNGWTKSYIWYDDKARPVATESQNHLGGYTRTSSVLAFSGVPTSTTTYHKRDASSGEMVMKEDFSYDHQNRLVKHTHQVNGGPVEVLTENIYNELGQLESQNIGNGIQSIKNEYNIRGALTKMNDPKNLLNKLFGFELKYINPAGTSKKYNGNIAETDWATQSDGTLRRYSYQYDGVNRLKEGSYWDNAGAVSGSYAEKLSYDLNGNITGLQRTGQGAGLIDQLNYTYDQSGNSNKLIRVNDASGNAAGYPVGGNTIAYDINGNMVNHLDKGISNIAYNYLNLPSSITASIGNTDYIYRADGSKVRKVFGGKTTDYLDGFQYENGVLQFIPTSEGYYDLTKNKYIYNYTDHLGNVRLSYTKGASGGAEIIEENNYYPFGLKHQGYNSNSLANSAYQYKYQGQELQENGWYSFKWRNYIPELGRFFNIDQLGEKYEYQSPYNFSENQVTAFVELEGLEKGLPWYLNENKYGGKPVLTLGAHNIKLPYAQRDKYSGNIIDKTGTFLSNTLGSIYNGVASTWNDAMEGKDGTSAVFEGDREMESTVRHVARGNVNIEEVEGLAAAAIIHKTVRSSNKLKPNKEAVGDHSSFDRDVNGNIYKYETYEKTNKGYFNPTKRFDGGKKDGSPGAAHVDRKTKKSVTTPHVQTKEETRKPTPEELPKNARFIR